The following DNA comes from Photobacterium sp. DA100.
GCTTGGTCTCGCTATCTTATCGGCCATGACGGCCAGCCAGTTCGTCCTCAGCGTTGAAAACGAAGACGTGACGACACTGGTGAAAATTCCGGGCGTGGGCAAGAAGACGGCCGAGCGCTTGGTGGTCGAAATGAAAGACCGCCTCAAGGGGTGGGGTGAGGGCGATCTGTTTACCCCGGCACTTGATACTGCAGCATCGAATGCGCCAGTACAGGATACGGCCTCGCAGGCCCGCGCCGAAGACGAAGCGGTCAGCGCCCTGGTCGCCCTTGGCTACAAGCCGCAGCAAGCCTCGAAGGTGGTGGCCCAGGTGGCCCAGCCGGAGATGACCAGCGAAGCCATTATCCGCGACGCGCTGCGCTCGATGGTTTAAGGCTGTTTTTATTGATGTTGAATGTAGGTAAGGCTCGATGATAGAAGCAGACAGACTGGTCGCCAGTGATTACCCGACAACGCGCGAAGAGGACATTATCGATCGTGCGATCCGCCCTAAGCTGCTCGAAGACTACAAGGGCCAGGACCATGTCCGGGATCAGATGGAGATCTTCATCAAAGCGGCCAAGCTGCGAGATGAAGCCTTGGATCACTTGCTGATTTTCGGTCCGCCGGGATTGGGGAAGACCACCCTGGCTAACATCGTTGCCAACGAGATGGGCGTGAGCATCCGCACCACGTCGGGACCGGTATTGGAAAAGGCGGGCGATCTGGCCGCCCTGTTGACCAACCTGGAAGAAAACGATGTGCTGTTCATCGATGAGATCCACCGTCTCAGCCCGCAGGTCGAGGAGGTGCTGTATCCGGCGATGGAGGACTACCAGTTGGATATCATGATCGGTGAAGGTCCGGCAGCGCGCTCTATCAAGATTGACCTACCACCTTTTACCCTGATTGGTGCTACGACTCGAGCCGGCTCGCTGACCTCACCGCTGCGCGACCGATTTGGTATTACCCAGCGTCTCGAATACTACAAGGTGGAAGACTTGCGCGGTATTGTCCAGCGCAGTGCCAATTGCCTGGGGTTGTCGATGGAAGAGGCCGGGGCGATGGAAGTGGCGATGCGAGCCCGAGGTACGCCGCGTATTGCCAACCGCTTACTGCGCCGGGTCCGCGACTTTGCCGAAGTGAAAGGCAATGGCCATATCTGCCCGGATATTGCGGGCAAGGCATTGGACATGCTCGATGTCGACAGCAGTGGCTTTGATTACATGGACCGCAAATTGCTGATGGCGATTATCGACAAGTTCATGGGCGGGCCTGTTGGTCTTGATAACCTTGCCGCGGCTATCGGTGAAGAGCGCGATACCATCGAGGATGTGCTCGAGCCATACCTTATCCAGCAGGGCTATCTGCAGCGTACCCCGCGTGGCCGCATTGCCACCCACCGAGCGTATTTGCACTTCGGCTTTGATGTGCCGGAGACAAAATGAAAAAAGGTTGCCAAGAGGCAACCTTTTTCATTTGGGGTGACGGCTGCCAGAACGTTAATCTTGGCAGCCACCACAGGGGGACAGTTTATACAGGAAGTAATGCAGCACCGAGTACACCGCTGTCATCGCCCAGTTTTGCTTGACGAATGGGGGTGTTGCACAGGCCACCGAAGACGTATTGGCTGAGCCGTGACGGCAGATCAATATAGAGACTTTCTTGATTCGACATGCCCCCACCTAGCACAATAACGGCAGGGTCAAAGAAATTTATCACCTGCGCCAATGCTCGAGCCAACTGATCCAGGTAAAGCTCGTAGTGCACTTTGGCGGATGGGTCGCGGCTGACGAGTTCCATGATGTCTTTACTACTCAGCTCTGTCTGGTGTTTTTGGTTATAGCTTTTGGCAAAACCTGTCCCCGAGAGAAAGCTTTCGTTACAGACATTTCGTCCGCAGTAGCATGGATCGGGCGTGCCATCTTTGACCGGGTGGTAATCAGCTAAAGGGTTGTGACCCCATTCTCCGGCGACGTTATTAGGTCCTGTCACAAGATGCTTGTTATAAACAACACCTCCGCCACAACCTGTGCCCAAGATTGCACCAAAGCAACTATGGAAGTCTTGCCCCGCACCATTTACCGCCTCGCTAAGCGCGAAACAGTCAGCGTCGTTGGCTAACCAGACGGGTTGCCCTAGTTCCCGGCTTAGATCTTCCTTTAAGGCATGACCATTGAGGATCAGAATATTGGAATTCTTGATTTTGTCGGTATTGGGGCAAATTGCTCCCGGTAAGCCGATGCCAATGCTAAATCGCTCAGGGATGTGGTTAGCCGCGGTGGCTACAACCCGTTGTATTTGATCGATGAACGCATGATAGCTTTGCTTTTCTGTTTCATAGCGCTGGTAGTACACTTGAACACCTGCCGGAGAATAAACAGCGGCGGCAATTTTGGTCCCACCAATATCAAGGCCTAAACGGTACATAGGTTTCCTGTTGTTCAGTTAGTAGCCCAGCGGGACGTTAATGGTGAGCTTACCGATCGTTTCCATTCGGCTATACTCGCCGCCAACCCAAGGGCTGTCGTTATAGTGGTAGTCCCACATATCATGGCCGACCAAGCCGGTTACAGTTATGCCGTTATCGAAGGTCTTGCGATAGCTAGCCTCAAGTCGGGTGTAAAACTCCACGAACTTATCTCGCAGTACTTCACTGGAATCATCCATGCCAAGGTAGAACTCGAGCTTGTTGTGCCAAGTCAGCTTGAAGTTGTCGTGTTGGATGATATCAAACCACATTTCGTTCTCGGAGCCGTAGTGATACTTAATGCCATCTTTTGCCATGGTATCTAGGTAGTTACGGAAACTAACGATGGAACTGAGTCGGTCGTTCCACTTCGAGACGAGGAAGAAGTTCATCACCTGTTGGCGGTGGCCCCGGACGTTACCGGTATTGCCGTTTTCATGAAATTTGCTCGCGCCGCCCAGCACAATGTACTCCGTTAACAGCGGACGGAAGTTCAAAGTGTGGCTGCCGCTATCCCAAGGCGTAATGCCGTTCGGGAAAGAGGTCAGAAAATCAAACTGCAGGTAGTAGTCATTGGAACTCCAGTTAAAGTCATTGTTGGTGTTTTTGAAGTTCCAATCCCCCTCCCAGGCAAGAGCAGGGCGGAAGGTCCATTCGCGGCCCCAGAAATTCAAACCACGGAAGTGATAACGTAAATGGGCTTCATGGTCCCAGTGGTAACCATTTTTTCTCATGCCTCGGTCATCATCAAAATCAGTGAAGTAATCAATCCGTCGAAGGTCAAGCCACAAATCAACGTTTTCGGTTAACTGAAGCATACCCTGCAATAACTTCTTGTTGACCTCGACTTCGTCTCGTGAATAAGGATTAGGGGCATTGTCATAGTCGTAACGGAAATGGCGGTACTCTGTTTCGTTTTGGATCCAGCCGCCGTTGTTTGCCATGGCTATGCTGGGTAATAGGCTTAGGGCTACTGCTGCTGACAGAAGCGTTTTCTTTGTATTAATTGTCATTATGGTCTCGCTAGATGTTCATTGTCGCAGCAATTATTCAGGAGAAATTCAAGATTCATTCAGCCAATGGTGAATAAATCTTCAATAAGTGATCCTTATCGAAAGCCTGGTCCGATATCCTCGTCCCAGTGTGACGCACCTCACTTCTAGCTTTTTGTGACCTCGATCGGTGACTATCGAAACCATGTTTTTTTTACATTTATAATCAATTGTTTATTTTATTTATCATTACCATCCCCGTTTTCTAGCACGGATATTTTGACGTTTTGGAAGGGATTGAAAACAACCCTATCAGCGCGATGTGATCTTGATCGCTGCGCCCGTCACAAAACTACCCTGGATGCGTGACATTGATCACCTGGGTGAAAAAAAAGCCCCCTCAATTCTCGAGCATTGAAAATTTTTATTATTCTGCACTCGCTCCAGCAACAAAGATTATTGTTTTTATAAGCAAGCTATTGGCTAAGTAATTGATAAAAGGAAAAAGATTTTTTCAGTTTGTTTTGCTGGCTGTTCTGGCGGCTAAATGAGCAAACTAAAAGAATATTTATGCAGAGGTTGATTATGTTACAGGCACTAAAGGGTCAATTAATTGCTTCGGTTCAGGCATTACCGGATGAACCATTACATGGGCCTGAAACCATGGTCAAAATGGCCGGCGCCGTATTAGAAGGTGGTGCAAAAGCATTGCGAGTCCAATCTGCTGCTGATATCCGTGCGGTAAAGTCTGCCTTCCCTGATATTCCTGTGATCGGCCTTATTAAGCAAGACTACAGTGATTCAGAAATCTTCATCACCCCGACAAAGAAAGAAGTGACAGCCATCATTGCAGCCGGCGCTGATATGGTTGCGCTGGATATGACGGGAAGGGCGCGGCCTAGCAATGAAAAAGTCGAAGAATTAGTCGCACTAGCACATGTTGCGGGTCGCCAGGTAATGGCTGATATTGCAACCTACGAGCAAGGTATCACTGCGCAATCGTTAGGCGCTGACTGTATTTCAACTACCTTGTCCGGCTACACCCCGGATACCCAGCACCGTGGTGATACCCCAGATTTTGCCCTGATCCGCAGGCTGAGCCAAACGTTGACTGTTCCAGTGATTGCTGAAGGACGTATTTGGACTCCTGAGCAACTTGGCCAGGTACTTTCTGCCGGTGCCTACACCGCGGTTGTTGGCTCGGCAATCACACGTCCACAACTGATTGCCAAGCGTTTCAGTCATGCGATGGCAAGTTATACGGAGACTGTGTGATGAATGAACTTGCGCTGGGGCTGGACTTGGGTGGCACAAAGATTCGGGCTGGATTGATTGACCAGCAGGGGCAGTTGGTGGTGGCCAATACTTACCCGACGGATATATCTAACGGCCGTGAAGGCATTATGAACAGCATTATCAGTGCTATTGCCCCTTTGCTGACCCGAGCACGCAGAGAAGGCAAGCTGCTAATGGGAATAGGTATTTCAGCCGCTGGAGTGATCAATGTTCGTTCTGGTACCGTCATTGATGCAACAGACAGCCTGCCACAATGGCGTGGAACAAGGCTCGGTTATTTGCTTGAGGAAGAGTTCGGCCTGCATATCTGCACTGATAACGATGTGAATTGTGCCTTGCTTGGTGAGCAATGGCTGGGTGGGGCGAAGAACTATCAGGATGTGGTGATGCTAACACTGGGGACGGGCCTTGGTGGGGCAATGTCCCGTGGTGGCGAGCTTGTCCATGGTGCTGGCTTTTTGGCTGGCCACTGGGGGCGGATGGAAGTGCCGCACCCGTATCGCCCGCAACATTGGGTGACTCTGGAATCCCTTCTCTCGGGGACGGGATTGCGCGAAACCCTGTTGTTCCAGCTACCACTTCAAGAGCATAACAATTATCCGGATGGCATCAGCATAATCCAGGCCTACGCAAACCGCGATCCTAGGGTGATTGCGGCCGTGGAAGACTTTTTCAAATTGCTGGGTAAGACCATTGCTAATATTCGCTGGACCGTTGATCCGGAGTTGGTGCTGCTAGGTGGTGGCATGATCAATTCACGTGATTATTGGTGGGAGCTAATGACCCGCTTTGTTAAAGAGTGCGGTGTGATGACGCCGATCAGACCGGCAATCCTGGGCAATGATGCGGGGATGTACGGTGCAGCCCGGATGGTCTTCAACCACTTCGAATCTCTCAAACATCAACAAGATTAACAGGCAACGGGTCGTTAATTGGACCCGGGAAAGAAATCATGGCTAAGAAAATTTGTTCAGTTGTTTTTCATACGCATTGGGACAGGGAGTGGTACTTTCCTTTTGAAACCTTCCGCGCTCGCTTGATCCGGGTGATGGAGCGCGTTGCCTCGGCCCTCGAGCAGAATGAGCTTGATAGCTTTTTGTTTGACGGCCAGGTTGTTGCCGCCGAAGACCTGCTGGCAACGTGTGAGCCAGAGTTGGCGGAGCGATTGCATGTGCTGATGCAACAGGGCCGCCTGGTACTTGGCCCATGGTATGTGATGTCGGATGAGTTTCTCTGCAGTGGTGAGAGTCTGATCCGAAACCTTGAGATTGGCCGCAAACTGGCGCTGTCATTGGGTAATTACCAAAAGGTGGGTTACTTGCCTGATACTTTTGGCCATATCGGTCAGATGCCTCAACTTCTACAGGGGTTTGACATCAATAATGCGGTGATGTGGCGCGGTATCGATCAGCAATCTTCCGAGTTGCGCTGGCAGGCGGAGGATGGCAGTGAGGTCTTCATGCTGTTCCTGACAGAAGGGTATTATCAGCATCCGCTGAACACAGATAATTTTGTTGAGGGTGTCAACAGTTATCTCGACAAGATCACCGGATGTGCCAGCAGCAACAAGCTGTTGTTGACTCAGGGCGGTGACCATCTGCGTCCTTCCGAGGGCAACATGGCTGAACGTATCGCCCAGTTCAATGCTCAGTCCCAGCAGTATCAGTTGCAGCAGAGTAACCTGACTGACTATATCGATGAGCTTCAGCAGGGTGTAGAGCTTGAGCAATTGCCAGCCATGCAAGGCGAATTGCGCGGCAATGAGAAAGCCTTTGTTCTGCCGGACGTGCTTTCGACCCGCCGATACTTAAAGCAGCAGAACCAACAGGCGGAAGATCGCCTGACAGCTCAGGTTGAGCCGCTACTGGCAATGGCTCCTATCAAGCATTACCCCAACCGTTATTTGGAAGAGAGCTGGAAAATGCTGCTTGTCCAGCATGCCCATGACTCGATTTGTGGATGTTCAGTGGATGAAGTCCACCGAGAGATGGAATCACGCTATGAAAAGTTGTCCCAGCGCTGCGATGCGATGGAGTCAATGGCACTGCTGTCATTAGGGTGCATCAGTGATGAAAAAAATACTCCGGGCAAGGCCGATCCATTTGCTGATGATGCCCGCTTTACGCTGTTTAATCCAAGCCCCAAACGATACAAGGGATGGATCAGCGAGAAAATTTTCTTACAGGGAGAGCTGCGCCAGCATCTGGTACTGACCCAGTCAGGCGGTAACGAATTTGAACCCGTCGTGATCATGGCTGAGCCGGGCTTCCGCTTCACTTCACCGATCGATGATTTTCCGGACCGTATCGAAGGCCATTGGTATGAATTAGGTTTTATCTCTGAGGTTGAAGGCCTGTCTCATTGTGAGTTTACCGTCAGCGAGCGCCAGGCCGCATACGTTGTCGAGCACGTCTGCCGTCGTTCGATTGACAACGATATCTACAGCATAGCACTCGCTGATGACGCCACACTGACCATTACGGATAAGCGCAATGGAAAAGTTTGGTGTGGTGTTGGACGTATCGAAAGCAGTATGGATGCTGGTGATAGCTATAACTTTGCGCCGCCGATGCACGACCATTTCAGCCAGGCAAAGTTGGTCGGCAATGTACAGACCCGGTTGCATCCAGCATTTAGCGAGCTGACTTTCGATATCGAGTTGGCTCAACCTGCTGCATTAGCAGAGCACCGTCGTCATGCATCTGCAAAAGAAGTGGTAAGCCATGGTCAGATGCGAGTACGCCTGTTCAAGGGGAGCGAACATATCGAGTGCCGTTTAGTGTGGCATAACAATGCCCAAGATCAGCGCCTGTCATTGCATATCCCTACCGGCGAGAAGCTTGCAGTAACCCATGCCGATAGTGCGTTCGAAGTTGTTAGCCGTGATGTGGTTTATCAAGATAACAACCCAGTACAGGCCAACAGAGAGGCCAAGGTCTCGGTTAACCCGAGTCAGAGTTTTGTCCATGCTGGTGGGGTTCAGTACATCCACCAGGGGACTCCGGAATATCGGGTGGTTGCAGGTGACTGTGACGAACTGGCTATTACTCTGCTACGCAGTGTGGGCTGGTTGTCACGCCGTGATTTCTCAACCCGTGGCAATGGTGCAGGGCCAGACCTACCAACCCCAGAAGCACAGTGCCTTGGCCAGCATGAGTATCGCTTTAGTTTGGTGATGACGGACTTTGAATCAGCAGCGGTTTGCAATCGTGCAGCATGGTTCAGGCACAAGCCGATGTTGCTTCAGGGCCATAGCCAAAAATGGTTGGAGAATGTGGTGCTTAGTAATGAGGCATTGCAAGTCTCTGCGGTCAGGCGCCAAGGAGATGAGCTTGAACTAAGGGTATGGAACCCAACCGCAGACATCCAGCCATTTACTCTGAATAAGGCTTATCGGGTGGTTTCCCTTGATGGTCGACACCTAGCAACGGCCTCAGAAATTAGTCCAAAACAAATTCTTACAGTGCGTATCGCACACTCCCAATAACTTGAACGTTATGGGGCAGGAATGCCCCATCTACTCTGTAACTCTTGAGGCGAACTATGACGAACTTGGAACTGATTCGTTTATTTTTAATCGCGGCGATACTGGTCTACTTCGTGTATGCCATGATCACCAAGCGAATTTCCACTTTGATTGCTCTTCCAATAATGGGTGTGCTGACAGCAATGGTTGCCAGCGTGGGGACGTTGCCTTTTCTTGGCCTGTTTGCCCATGAAAATGCCCAAGGTGAAACCGTCCAGGGCATCATGAATGCGGTGCTTGGCGATGGTGCCAGAATGATGGCGTCAACCATTGCTGCTTCTATTTTTGGTGGTGCCTTTGCGGTGTTACTGCGTAAAGTAGGGATTGCCGAAGCGATTATCAAAAAAGCCGCTGAGCTCGCTGGGGACCGTGTCCGAGTGATTGCCTTTATTTTCTACCTCGCGACGGTTGTTATCTTCTCGGCTATCGGTGGTCTTGGTGCTGTTATCCTGATTGGCTCGGTGGCCCTGCCAATTATGATGACCGCAGGTATCTCGGGTACGGTAGCTGGCGCGATTATCCTGCTCGGCCTGACTACCGGTGGGGTCATGAACCCAGCAGGCTTTGCCTTTTTCGCAACCATTCTCGAACCGGTGATTGCTGGTGGTTATGATGCGGCCTATGAGATTGTTGCCCGTATGGCGATCACTCTGTTCATTATTTCAGCCTTGGTTTCTGTGGGCTATATCCTGCTGAATGTGAAGAACTCACAGCGCAGTGCTTGGCACGCCCGCAAAACTCAGTCGGCTTATGAGCTTAGCAACTGGGCGCTAATTTCTCCTATTGTCCCGGTAGCTCTGGTATTGGGTTCTATCTACTTGCTACCGCAAGTCATAACGGCAGAGTTGGCGATCATTGTCGGTATCCTCTATACCGTTTTTGTATGCAAAATCAAAGATAAGGTTAATGCAATCGCCCAGTCCTTCGTACAGGGCACCCAAGAAGTGGCTGGTGCCGTAGTGCTGCTAATTGGCTTGGGTATCCTTATTCGGGGTGTCCAGTTCTACACAGTGACGCCGATTATTACCCCTGCTATCGAGACACTGGTTGCGATGCTGCAAAGCCCGATGACTTATGTGATTGGCTTTACCCTTGCGACTCCTTTGGTGCTCTACCGTGGCCCATTGAACTCATGGGGTATCGGTGGCTCACTGCCTGCTATCTTTGCAACTGCCGGCTTCTCACCAATTGCTGTGGTTTGGGTACTTCGCTCTACCGGTATGATGCAGGGCTTCGGTGACCCGACAAACTCGCAAAATATCTGGATTGCCGATTTCGTCCAGGTTGACCCGAATGACATTACCAAGAGCTTGTTCTGGGTCGGTCTGGTGATCACCTTCATTGCCCTGACTTGGGCCATTGTTATCGACCAAATCCCATTGATTTAACCAACGGTGCGGGTGCCGGGCACCCGCTCATGCACACTGATAAGGTAGAGAAGAATGCGTAAAGTACGAATTGGTATTGATGTCGGTGGTACGTTTACCGATGCCGTGGTTATTGATAATCAGACAGGTGAAGTGATCGCCAAGGCCAAACGGCCAACAACCCACCACCACGAGGATGGTGTGGCCCAGGGCATTGTTGAGATCATCAACGAAGTGCTGACCAACAATAATATTTCCCCAGAGCAGGTAGTGTTTATTGCCCATGGCACGACACAGGCAACCAATGCCTTGTTGGAAGGTGATGTGGCAAAAGTTGGCATCATTGGGATAGGTAAGAGCAAGGCGGCATTCAATGAATTGAATGTAAAACACATTGAGCTAGCTCCAGGTAAGTTTCTTGAAACCGAGTTCAGCTATTTTGATGTTGATGAGATCACCAAAGACAAAGCGGATCAGGCCATTAATGAGTTAGTTGCCAAAGGATGCGAGGTGATTGTCGCTTCTGAAGCCTATGCGGTAGATGACCCTCATCTGGAAAAGCTTGTCACTGAACTGGCTCGCGAGAAGGGCCTTTACGCAACCAGTGGCCATGAGATATCCCAGCTTTATGGCCTGCGGATGCGAACCCGTACCGCGGTGGTCAATGCCTCGCTGATCCCGAAAATGATCGAAACGGCCAATATGACCGAGCAAGTGGTCAAGCGGGTAGGCATCCCGTCGGAGCTGATGATCATGCGCGCCGATGGTGGTGTGATGTCGGTCAACGAAGTGCGACAGCGTCCAATCCTAACCATGCTATCTGGACTGGCGGCGGGCGTTGCTGGTGCCTTGATGTACGAAAAAATTTCTGACGGTGTGTTCTTCGAAGTCGGCGGTACCTCGATTGACATCTCAGTGATCAAAGACGGCAAGGTTATTGTTAACAATGCTCAGGTTGGTAAGCATAAAACCTACCTTAAGGCGCTGGATGTCCGTACCTTGGGTATTGCTGGAGGCTCAATGATCCGTATTGGCGAAGGAAAGATCATCGATGTCGGCCCGCGCTCTGCCCACCTTGCGGACAAGCACTATGAGTGCTTTGTCGATGCCCCCGTGACTAATGCCAAGCTCAAGGAGATCACCCCGTTACCGGGCGATAGCCCGGACCATGCCATCATTACCTCCGATCAGGGAGATTACGCCTACACCCTTGCTGGCGCAGCAAATATCCTTGGCTATGTCCCTGAAGACGATTATGCCCATGCTAATGTGGAAGCGGCACGTGTTGCCTGGCAGCCGCTGGCAGAGTATTGCGGAAAAACCGTGGAAGAAGTGGCCCGTGAGGTCATGGACATTGCCTGTGAAAAGATCTGGAATATTGTCGGCCCGATGATCAAAGAGTACGAGGTTAACCCGGAGTACATCGAGTTTGTTGGCGGCGGTGGTAGTGCAGCTATTACCACGTTTGCCCTTGGTGAGAAATATGGCTTTAAAGCCAAAACCGCCAAGAATGCTCCATATATTTCAACCATTGGTGTTGCGATGGCGATGGTTCGAGAGCAGATCGAGCGCTCGGTGGTTGATCCTTCGTCCAGTGATATCCAAAAGATCCGTGCCGATATCATGGATCAGATTGTTGCCCAGGGAGCCAAGGAAGAATCTGTTGAGATTGCCATTGAGGTAGACAAGCAACGAAATATCTTGATTGCCACAGCAACCGGTGCGACCGAGTTCTCCAATGATGGTGGGGTGGAGAACCTGACTGAAGAAGCCATTACTGCCAAGGTGGCTGATGTGTTCTCGGTTGACCGTAAATTGGTGCAGGCCAAAGCACAGTCAGGGGCGTTCCACATCGTCAAGGCACCGAAGGAATCCCGTAAGTTGTTTAACCTGATCCGCAAGACGGAAGAGCATTACGCAGTGGTCAAAAACGATGGCATGATCCCGCTTAAGCTCAAGGGCGCGCAGTTTATCAAAACCGCCCGTAGCGGTTACGGTGATGCGCTCAATACCCTGGTTGCCCAGCTATCTTCTTATTCAGATGCAGGCCAGACTATCCCTAAAGTCTATGCCTTTACCGGCTCGAGGATGTTTGACTACTCCGGGCTGTTTAGCACCGACCAGCTTAGCTCAATGATGAGTATGGATCTGGAACACCTCGATGCCCAGCAGGATATCCTGTTGGTCGCGGCGAAAAAATAAAAGGGAAAAATGATGTCTGATACCGATTTTGCCTATGCACTGAAGCAACTACAGATGGATAAATATGCTGCAAAGATCCCTGTAGAAGAGCATCGGGATATCGTGGAGCAGGCACTGGCATTGGGTGAGCGTGTGGCGGGTGCGTACCGCCACACCAACTTCTACCTGGCTTTTGAGCAAGCGGGCTACAAAATTGAATATACCCGCAATGTGGAGCAGGCCCTCAAGCATGGCTTGATGATGCGGGCCGAGATCATTGAAGACAACCTCGGCAAACGGGTACTTATCTACCGCGACAGTATTGATCAGGCCCTGGCGGATCTTGCTCGATTTGGCGTTGAGGCTAGCTCGGCAATGATCGAGTCACTCTATCTTGCTCACGAGTTCTTTCATATGTTGGAAAT
Coding sequences within:
- a CDS encoding hydantoinase/oxoprolinase family protein, coding for MRKVRIGIDVGGTFTDAVVIDNQTGEVIAKAKRPTTHHHEDGVAQGIVEIINEVLTNNNISPEQVVFIAHGTTQATNALLEGDVAKVGIIGIGKSKAAFNELNVKHIELAPGKFLETEFSYFDVDEITKDKADQAINELVAKGCEVIVASEAYAVDDPHLEKLVTELAREKGLYATSGHEISQLYGLRMRTRTAVVNASLIPKMIETANMTEQVVKRVGIPSELMIMRADGGVMSVNEVRQRPILTMLSGLAAGVAGALMYEKISDGVFFEVGGTSIDISVIKDGKVIVNNAQVGKHKTYLKALDVRTLGIAGGSMIRIGEGKIIDVGPRSAHLADKHYECFVDAPVTNAKLKEITPLPGDSPDHAIITSDQGDYAYTLAGAANILGYVPEDDYAHANVEAARVAWQPLAEYCGKTVEEVAREVMDIACEKIWNIVGPMIKEYEVNPEYIEFVGGGGSAAITTFALGEKYGFKAKTAKNAPYISTIGVAMAMVREQIERSVVDPSSSDIQKIRADIMDQIVAQGAKEESVEIAIEVDKQRNILIATATGATEFSNDGGVENLTEEAITAKVADVFSVDRKLVQAKAQSGAFHIVKAPKESRKLFNLIRKTEEHYAVVKNDGMIPLKLKGAQFIKTARSGYGDALNTLVAQLSSYSDAGQTIPKVYAFTGSRMFDYSGLFSTDQLSSMMSMDLEHLDAQQDILLVAAKK